A region of Carettochelys insculpta isolate YL-2023 chromosome 9, ASM3395843v1, whole genome shotgun sequence DNA encodes the following proteins:
- the DR1 gene encoding protein Dr1 translates to MASSSGNDDDLTIPRAAINKMIKETLPNVRVANDARELVVNCCTEFIHLISSEANEICNKSEKKTISPEHIIQALESLGFGSYISEVKEVLQECKTVALKRRKASSRLENLGIPEEELLRQQQELFAKARQQQAELAQQEWLQMQQAAQQAQLAAASASASNQAGSSQDEDDEDDI, encoded by the exons ATGGCTTCCTCGTCTGGAAACGACGACGACCTCACCATTCCTAGAGCTGCTATTAACAAGATGATCAAAGAGACTCTCCCCAATGTCCGGGTGGCTAATGATGCTCGGGAGCTGGTGGTGAACTGCTGCACTGAATTCATTCACCTCATCTCCTCGGAGGCTAATGAGATCTGTAACAAGTCTGAGAAGAAAACCATTTCCCCAGAGCACATCATTCAAG cacTAGAAAGCTTGGGTTTTGGTTCCTATATCAGCGAGGTAAAAGAAGTCTTACAAGAGTGTAAAACAGTAGCACTAAAAAGAAGAAAGGCTAGTTCTCGTTTGGAAAATCTTGGCATTCCGGAAGAAGAACTTctaaggcagcagcaggagttatTTGCAAAA GCTAGACAGCAGCAAGCAGAACTGGCCCAGCAGGAATGGCTACAGATGCAACAAGCAGCCCAACAGGCACAGCTTGCTGCTGCGTCAGCCAGTGCATCCAATCAGGCAGGATCCTCTCAGGAtgaagatgatgaagatgatATCTGA